In Nymphaea colorata isolate Beijing-Zhang1983 chromosome 3, ASM883128v2, whole genome shotgun sequence, a genomic segment contains:
- the LOC116250843 gene encoding rhamnogalacturonan I rhamnosyltransferase 1-like, whose translation MVFLKGDEMKAEKLKNAMLSRSRFQIWMIRATTTVLLWTCVVQLTALGDIWGPRLLKGWPSCFTQSQADHSLHIESRKVVLPPKRYYKNNGYLMVSCNGGLNQMRSAICDMVAVARYMNVTLIVPELDKTSFWADPSEFEDIFDVDHFISSLRDEVRILKELPPRLKRVSEQGTLFSMPPVSWSDISYYLNQILPLVKKHKVVHLNRTDARLANNGLPLDIQKLRCRVNYHALRFTSQIEELGRRVINQLRQNGPFLVLHLRYEMDMLAFSGCTHGCTKQEVDELTEMRYAYPWWKEKVIDSVQKRKDGLCPLTPEETALILQALDFDKNIQIYIAAGAIYGGDRRMSSLSSAFPNIVRKEILLGSSDLKPFRNHSSQMAALDYMVSLESDVFIPTYDGNMAKVVEGHRRFLGFKKTVLLDRKLLVDLIDQYTSGSLSWDHFSLAVKQAHQNRNGSRQTRLVIPDRPKEEDYFYANPQECLPPFDDDNEDDALRIDM comes from the exons ATGGTGTTTCTCAAAGGCGATGAGATGAAGGCTGAGAAACTCAAGAATGCAATGCTGTCTCGTTCGAGGTTTCAGATTTGGATGATTAGAGCCAccaccaccgtcctgctgtggACTTGTGTGGTTCAACTGACAGCATTGGGCGACATTTGGGGCCCTAGATTGCTCAAGGGGTGGCCTTCTTGCTTCACTCAATCACAGGCAGACCATTCTCTGCACATCGAGAGCCGAAAAGTCGTTCTTCCTCCTAAAA GATATTACAAGAACAACGGCTACCTGATGGTTTCGTGCAATGGCGGTCTTAATCAGATGCGCTCTGCG ATATGTGATATGGTTGCTGTTGCAAGATACATGAACGTAACGCTGATTGTGCCAGAGCTGGACAAAACCTCATTTTGGGCAGACCCAAG TGAATTCGAAGATATATTTGATGTGGATCATTTTATATCATCCTTGCGAGATGAAGTTCGAATTCTGAAGGAGCTCCCCCCAAGATTAAAGAGAGTATCTGAGCAAGGAACTCTTTTCTCCATGCCTCCTGTTAGTTGGTCTGACATTTCTTACTATCTTAATCAG ATATTGCCGTTGGTAAAGAAGCACAAGGTTGTGCATTTGAACAGGACAGATGCTCGATTAGCTAACAATGGCCTGCCTCTGGATATTCAAAAGCTGCGATGTCGAGTAAACTACCATGCATTGCGGTTCACTTCTCAAATTGAAGAATTGGGCAGAAGAGTGATCAATCAATTACGTCaaaatgggccatttttggttCTCCATCTTCGCTATGAGATGGACATGTTAGCTTTCTCTGGCTGCACTCATGGTTGCACGAAGCAAGAAGTGGATGAACTGACAGAAATGCG GTATGCATATCCTTGGTGGAAAGAGAAAGTTATTGATTCtgtacagaaaagaaaagacggCCTTTGCCCTTTGACTCCAGAAGAAACTGCTCTTATACTACAGGCACTtgattttgataaaaatattcaaatatatatagCTGCAGGAGCAATATATGGTGGTGACCGCAGGATGTCTAGTCTTTCCTCTGCATTTCCTAATATT GTCAGAAAGGAAATATTGTTAGGATCTTCAGATCTTAAGCCTTTTCGAAACCACTCCTCCCAAATGGCTGCACTGGATTATATGGTTTCATTAGAAAGTGATGTATTCATTCCTACTTATGATGGCAATATGGCAAAAGTTGTTGAAGGCCACAGAAG ATTCTTGGGATTCAAGAAAACGGTCCTGCTGGACAGAAAACTCTTGGTTGATCTTATTGATCAGTACACAAGTGGATCTTTGTCATGGGATCACTTCTCCTTGGCAGTTAAACAAGCTCATCAAAATCGAAATGGATCCCGACAGACTAGGCTGGTAATTCCAGATAGACCCAAAGAAGAGGATTATTTTTATGCCAACCCGCAAGAATGTCTCCCTCCATTtgatgatgacaatgaagaTGATGCATTAAGGATCGACATGTAA
- the LOC116251475 gene encoding uncharacterized protein LOC116251475, with product MVKQKETATGVCYLLFFILLHHLTPSVSSFSSHLDGGRAPLLRGPKPDPSNAAATARWLAAENDWGVLSTISRELGGAPFGNVVSFSDGLPGNGHGIPYFYLTTLDPTARNALKDARSSLTISEFPLGTCGQRDPENPTCSKLTLTGKLKLIDSLSKEAELAKQALFSKHSEMKSWPADHNFQIFTLEIEDIFLIDWFGGPKPLPVADYLNQKVYQRSAVSKL from the exons ATGGTCAAGCAGAAAGAAACCGCAACGGGGGTCTGctacctcctcttcttcatccttcttcATCATTTAACACCGTCAGTCTCGTCGTTTTCATCACATCTCGATGGTGGTCGTGCTCCTCTCCTCCGGGGCCCGAAGCCTGATCCTTCTAACGCAGCTGCCACCGCGCGCTGGCTCGCGGCCGAGAACGATTGGGGCGTCCTGAG TACTATTTCAAGGGAACTAGGAGGAGCTCCGTTTGG GAACGTAGTTTCATTTAGTGATGGATTACCTGGAAATGGGCATGGAATCCCTTATTTCTACTTGACAACTCTTGATCCTACTGCAAGAAATGCCTTGAAAGATGCACGATCTTCACTTACAATCAGTGAATTCCCTCTTGGAACATGTGGTCAGAGAGATCCAGAGAACCCTACTTGTTCAAAGCTTACTCTTACAGGAAAG CTTAAGTTGATCGATTCATTATCTAAAGAAGCAGAACTTGCAAAGCAAGCTTTGTTTTCAAAGCATAGTGAAATGAAAA gTTGGCCTGCGGATCACAACTTCCAGATATTCACGCTGGAGATCGAAGATATATTTTTGATCGATTGGTTTGGTGGCCCAAAGCCTTTACCTGTGGCTGACTATCTAAACCAAAAAGT GTACCAGCGTTCTGCAGTATCAAagctgtaa